A genomic region of Halalkalicoccus subterraneus contains the following coding sequences:
- a CDS encoding 3-isopropylmalate dehydratase small subunit 2, with translation MSDDASVDTIDSVSGTAIPIRGNDIDTDQIIPARFMKVVTFDGLGEFAFFDQRFDSEDNEKDHPFNEEQYQEANVLVVNSNFGCGSSREHAPQALQRWGIDAIVGESFASIFAGNCLALGIPTVT, from the coding sequence ATGAGCGACGACGCATCGGTCGATACCATCGACTCGGTCTCGGGAACTGCCATCCCGATCCGCGGCAACGACATCGACACCGACCAGATCATCCCGGCGCGCTTCATGAAGGTCGTCACCTTCGACGGGCTGGGCGAGTTCGCCTTCTTCGACCAGCGCTTCGATAGCGAGGACAACGAGAAGGACCACCCGTTCAACGAGGAGCAGTATCAGGAGGCGAACGTCCTCGTCGTGAACTCGAACTTCGGGTGTGGCTCCTCCCGTGAGCACGCCCCACAGGCGCTCCAGCGCTGGGGGATCGACGCCATCGTCGGCGAGTCGTTCGCGTCCATCTTCGCGGGCAACTGCCTCGCGCTCGGCATTCCGACCGTGAC